The Sabethes cyaneus chromosome 1, idSabCyanKW18_F2, whole genome shotgun sequence DNA segment GACGGTTTAAGGAGTCGTGTCAGAGTTTTCCACGGAATACTATAGTTTTGTCCACTTTGTCGTAATGTTGTTCATTTTAGCCTGGCAGGACGATGTATAATTTGAAAAATGGTTTCACAGTTCAGTAGGGTGCTCATCTTAAAGCTACCCCAACAATAGTAACCAAATGATCGAAGCCCAGTTTTTCAGAATTGTCATCATATTTCCGACGACAATCAAAGATtaatttttcaatcaatttttttcgtttcttctaACATAAATACCACATACTCATAtccttgttttcgttcgtattGTATTCGTTCGAAAGTATCACCACTTTttgttcgaatcaattcgagtATTCGAATACCCCTTTCTTTGCTTCATTCAAATTTTCGTGTGAATGCAGAACGTGAATAACATAGCAAGAAACTGTATCGTCTCTAAAAATATCTGATGGCATCTCCGTCGATGGCACACAATCGGGttgtttgaaatattaaaaaagcACTATGTTCAAACAATTAATTTTGATCCAAGTTGTTGGTTAAGAATACAGAATAAAAAATTTGATTCGTCCACGACACTTTGTAGTCTGGGCGGGACAGTTATCTCAGcattttttattgctgcttCAAGTTTTAACTTAATTACCATTGGTTGATTGTAAAGCACAAAAAGAAATCTATGCGTTCATGTTGTCTCGTAGCGAAACTTTATCATTAGTGacaaatatttaatatttcacgATACCTTGTGTGCTGTGTGCGTTGAATGTTGATCTTTTTTCGATGTTCTTCTCTTTGTGTAAAAAAATCTGTGTTACAGTAAAAAATTGGCCACGTGTTAGACACTCTCATCTAGTCATAACATTAGACCAACTCACCATTTAATGTTATCCATAATGCCATCCTGTGTGAGctaaatcactattttttgttCTTTCTTTTTATTGTATCTAATTTCGTAACCTATGAATTGTTTCATATTTCTCTCCAGATTGTGACTGTTTATTGTTCGAATATTCCACATTCAAATCCACATATTCTTAGGTAAAAGTTGTTTTCAAAATGCAGACTATATTGTCCCTGCCAGCAGGTCTGAGATGCCATGATCATACTCGATGACTGCTGATTGTGAAATACTTTCCTGGATTAAAACTGTCTATCTCTAGGAGAGCGACGCCTTTCTGCTGTGCCAGTTTCTAGGGAATTTCGCACAATTATGCTCCTCTAGTATTCGGGAGGTTGCTTGAATAATTCAAAAACTGAAATTTATTCACGTAAACTTTGAATAGCTGTGACAATTCATAGACTCGTGAGAAAATGGTGCAATTATCCGCTCGAAATCTTTCTTTTTAGTAATGGTACGCATAAATCTCtctaaaagttaaaaaacaCCTTTTTCCTAGAAACTACCTAAACTATTCCCCTCTTCAAGTAGTTAATTTTCTGTACACATTTATTCTTCTCCTACACATCCTGGTTTCGAGCGTAGTTTCTGAAACGATTCTTTGCTCGCGCGATGTATTTCATGTTGCAAAATAACAGTCGTCCAGATTTCATCATGCCTGTCCGCGTTTTCGTTCGCTTGTTCACCGATTTGCTTACAACGAGAAAAAAATCTTTCCCTAATCGCTATCTACTACCTAGAACCCTTTCACACTCACTCTTAAACGTACGCACATTCAAGCTAACAAAATAACCGCCCACACAACAGCATTCACGCAAATTTTACATCTCCTAATTGTGTCGCGTTACTTCCGCTAATTAAACACTTTATAACTTTCCCACTAAACCGCCCCTTTGTTCGATCGTCTTCGCCCCTTACCACCCCCTGAATCGGCCAGATTCGAACCACGATCGAACGATGCTGCCAAAACCCAGGAAGGAAGTAAAGGACTTGCGAACACAGTGAGATATCATTTCATCGCTGACTGCGGCGAATTTTGCTGCTTTTCCTCCTGCTCCCTGTTTGGAGGTGGTAACGACCGCTGGCGCCGGGTTATTGGATTATCTTCCGCTCCCGAAGTAACCCATCGCCACCATTCAGCATAGCTGCTGAACCGTTCTCTTCCCGGTTGACATCGACGAATCCGTTCGTGCTGCCATTGCTGTACGAGTTAGCCGCCTTCGGGCCGACTCCGTTTAGGTAGTTTCCGTTGGCTGTCAGTTTGCGTACATGCTCATCGTGTTCGTCCAGGATGGGCTAGATATGCGAGCGGaaagaaaagtggaaaattagttttgttttttatcggaAAAATACTTTATGTCAAGAGTTGAGTGAGAAACGATTGTACCTGGGTGGAGGGAAGGGAGACAATTACCAGCAGGTTACTAATTATTCGACCACCTGCTATGGATCGACGAGACGAGAAACTGCATAGAACGCGTGTTTCTAGGGTAAAATTATCCGCAGTTCGAGAAGCGTCTACCGGTTTGTCTTGGGTTGGCGGCGAAAATCTTCGAACTTGAATGCTGTCAGAGTACGACGCCGAGTTATGAATTAATGAAGCGGTTTAACTTGAAACGCTGCGCTAGTAGTAGCTACTGTGCTACAATAATAGACACAATCGTTAATTGTTTGTTCTAGATACTGGACGTCCTCGCCCCTTTCCACCCAACGCCCGGTTGTCGGTCACTTTTTTCCGGCCACTCACGGGTGTGAAATATTCACTTTTTATTACTCAATTGCGTTGATGTTTGTGTTGCGTGACATTCAGCAGAGTGTTGATAACAGTTCGTATTAGTTTTTTTTGAAGTTATGAAGGTTCTTGTGCGAACTTTTCTAAAtctttgattctttttttgggGAGTCATAAAAGATATAAATATATTGCTTCCTCGTTTTTCAATTAATTATATTTCGTTTCGGTGTAAGTCTAGCAGTCTGCGTTAGGAATTCCACGTGAGCAATTGCTATCAGTGCTTTGATACTAATTCAATATATATTAAATTAAATGTCCAATTATATTTAATACAAATCGACTTGTTGTTATCCACCATAGCAGAAGCTCACTAGTTAAGCGCAAGTATCTTACAAACCACTCAAGCCAAGATGCATGGTGGTCATTAGTTTAATGAATCTACTTAGCTCATTATACATATCGGAGAGTTGTCGCGATCGATAGACTGCTCACAATTGACAACTAATCGCTGCACTTAATTTATTAGCAAACGTATATTTTCGCAACAAAACCTGCTTGACGTCAGTGACTATGCGTGAGTCCGTATAATCTCGTCTTTGAATTATGGCTCATTGATCGACCGTAATCGGAGACGGAGGATTTACGTTCGACACGCCATTCAAGTGAATTGACCCGCGTGTCCGTGATTTTGCGCGAGAATTCTAGCTAGAAGAAAGGGCCACGTGAGAAACGCTGGGTCATCATTACGCCAATCCGTTCTTATGGGGCAAAAAACCATACCAAAGTCCAAGAAGATACTTTTTTTGTAACCCGTAATGAAGATGCTGTACTCAACCATACACCAATACTCAATTGCAGATAAGTACTGgtagaacaaacaaaaaatacagATGAGCATGATTTAACAACTTTGGAGTTCTTCCTACGTCAAACAAACTCAATTATAGTTTTTCTTACGCGTACTGAATTGAAGATAACAAAAGTACTTTGGAAGAAACAAAGGGATGATTTCCTCATCGATTCTCAACTCGTGAAACATTAACgaaaataatcgattttttcTTAACTCACCATACAGGCGCCTGCTTGATTATTGTTGACCAGGTCCCCGTTCGATAGCTTCCCATTCTGGTAGGCTAGATGACCGTTGTGATGCTGCAAACTATTGATGCCATTGTGCGTGAGGGCATCATACTGCTTCTGCTGTAGCAGTTGCTGTTCGGCCGCCCGCTTGGCGTTGGCTATCCGCCGTTTGCTGTACGCCTGCTTATAGAAGTCCGAAaacaggaacaggaacatgacaCCGTGCAGCCCGATCCACACCATGAAACCCTTCGGATAGTCGCACTCGGTGAACAGCAGCTGAAACTGGTGCGTGAAGATGGCCACGAATTGTACCTGAAACAAATTAATAGGAAGGATTATAAACGTATCCATGCAAATGTGATTAAGATTGTCCTTCTCCTATTACAATGACTCCGGCCAGCGCGGTATGACTTGCATAAGTGGACGACCTTACAAACAAACCGAGCACTCCGATAATTAGTGCTGACCTTCAAAAACTACTCGTTTGATCTAGTTCCTCTATAAATTTGTCGGCTGTAACGTGAGTCGCGCTTTACGAATATCAATAGGTTGATAATGTGCGATTAAACATCCAAGCTGTCACTCGGTAGCTTACCGATGTTGTTAGACACTTGAAGCTCATAAATTTTGTACGTCAGGAAATGCGTTCAGTTTCCGAGAAACCCCGACCCATTGACGCTGTATAATCAATTTACCTCCACTTCCGGTAGGTTGGAGTAGCCGACGTGAAAACTTACCATCTGAAAAGCGGTGAGGTACTTCTTCCACCAGATATACTTCTGGTACTTTGGTCCTAGGGCTGCTACCATGTAGTAGAAATACATTACAATATGTACAAAAGAGTTTAGCATAGCGAAGAACGTGCTGTGGCCACCTAGAAGTAGATATAATACAAATACAATAATGAGCATTAGTCAATAGTTAACTTCTTTGATACATCTAAACTATCAAtgcatgttaaaataattttgcaaatttttccCAACAACAAAACGTAACAGCAATTAGCCTGCTCGCACAAAAGATCAATTACAGAGCGCAGAAGTGGTGCATGTCTATCGCAATGACGATTGAATCGTAAGAAAGATGCCTTCTGCAGTCAGCTTGCGTTTTGTTGAACATGGTTGTGATTGCTTTAGATAAATCTTCACCACCGATTCATTTCGAAAGCTTCGCTAGGCTTCACCTCACGAAAAACGAACAATTTTCTTACGCATGAAGATTGCATCGGTTGCAGCTACTTGCAAAGGCCAAGGCTAAGAGATTTATTTTCTGTGCGTAGTTTACCGAAAAATAAAACGTCTCACGATtattgtgccttgcagcaatATTAAGAGTTCTGCGCAAattaatattttaataataattatcctgtacttacgaaaacattgaaaatatgcttgtcaagcaagaagGGGTATAGTGGGGAGGCAATGACGGAAaattgatggttcaaattgctaaattgcaagcctgtgtgggacacgcagaaaataatcgcgctaataattttcgtgtGGGTGCCTAAAAAGGTGGAGTCTCCAAAATAAATGGTTTGTTATTTTCACGATGCACATTTTTGTTAGTTCAAAAATTCACAATTTTGATGACTTTTTTTCAAGGAATTGCTTGCGTTGACTGATCAGTTACATCAATTCGTTATAGAACCGTGGGAAACTACATCTACTACGTCTACTTTATTACCAAATTTACTTGATTGTATGATTCAAGTCGTAATTATTGGGCTTACTTGGGCGATGCATTGCCGATACTTAGAGTCGATAGGACACCGGGATGCACCGATAGTGGCACCATGGAAGGACTTCCTCCCCGCCGCAGTCGCGCCTTTCCTGCCAGCGCTCGTCAGTCGTCCCGGCTCACATCACCCAACCGGTTACCGAACAGTACGCGCGACGTCCAGCAAAACATCCACGTGTACTAGCAGAATGTGGGCGGAATGAACGCAAGCGTTCACGACTATCTGCTAACGTGTGTCGATAGTCCATACGATATGATCGTTTTaaccgaaacctggcttgacgaACGAAGCTCCTCCAGACAAATTTTCGGACCGAACTAAGAAGTCTTCCGTTGTGACTGCAGTGCGCACAACAGCCGAAAATAGCGGTTCATCGCCAACTCAAGGCCTCTGTCTTAGATCACAACGACTGGTTACCCGTTGAGCAAGTTTGGGTGACTATAAATGTATCCTATCGCTCTCTATACCTGTGCGCTGCCTATTTCCCACCGGATCGAGTAAGGGACGTCGTGCTCCTCAAGGCCCATATGGCATCGGTCTTCACAATTTCTTCGGCAGCCTCCGCCTCTGATGATTTGTTAATTCTGGGAGATTTTAACCTTCCCGGGATTAATTAGCGTGAACGCGACAACGGCTATCTGTTCGTCGACTTCAGTTCTGTAACTCCTCCCCCGATCACCACCGAGTTGTTCGACTGCTATAGTACAGCCACCGTGCAGCAAATTAACAATTGACTTTCAAACAGCATGTTTCATTCGTTGTAGACAAGGCCTGTAGAAAACTGGGATTCATTATGCGTatcgccaaaaacttcaatgataTTTATTGTTTGGAACCACTCTTCTGTGCGTTGGTTCGCTCCAAGCTCGAGTATTGTGCACCCGTATGGAGCCCGTATTACGAAAACGGTGTCAGTCGAATAGAGTCGGTGCAACGGAGGTTCATCCGCTTTGCCCTCCGTAGGTTACCATGGAATGATCCGTTCCGgctaccaagctacgaacagcgctGCAGATTAATCAACGTGGACACCCTGCAAACACATCGGGACGTAACTAGAGCCGTCTTCGTATCAGATGTTCTGACATCCCGGATTGACTGTCCTTGGATTCTAGGAAGACTCGACATCTTAACTCGACCTCGCTTAACGCGGAACAATTCCTTCATACATATACCGCACCGGCGAACTAATTACAGTACTTTCGGTACTATAACCGGCTTACAACGGAACTTCAACCGTTTTGTGTCCTACTTGgactttgacgtcagccgcaacgtgctgaaaacccgatttagaactcttgctattagtttttaagtagtcagcaggatagaaaaatctattgatttttaattaataaacaaatacacaaataattatcctgtactttaaTAAAACAGCTCTGGCTGGGCTGCTTAAAACTTTTATTCTACTCTTGACTGGTAGTATCGAAAGTAGTAATAGCGAAGAAACTAAATACtgactacccaagcaacaatgtgagttttattgtactcttaagaCGGGTTTCAcgatcaattttggtcttaaattccatcataagagtgtaataaaa contains these protein-coding regions:
- the LOC128732812 gene encoding elongation of very long chain fatty acids protein 7, whose amino-acid sequence is MAFIFTEIYDWYRDLMDNKSDPRVADWPMMSSPLPTLGLCLFYAYFSKSLAPKLMENRKPLDLRNFLVVYNLFQTVFSTWIFYEYLMSGWWGHYSFRCQPVDYSNNPLALRMARTCWWYYISKFTEFFDTLFFILRKKYQHVSTLHVIHHGCMPFSVWMGMKFAPGGHSTFFAMLNSFVHIVMYFYYMVAALGPKYQKYIWWKKYLTAFQMVQFVAIFTHQFQLLFTECDYPKGFMVWIGLHGVMFLFLFSDFYKQAYSKRRIANAKRAAEQQLLQQKQYDALTHNGINSLQHHNGHLAYQNGKLSNGDLVNNNQAGACMPILDEHDEHVRKLTANGNYLNGVGPKAANSYSNGSTNGFVDVNREENGSAAMLNGGDGLLRERKIIQ